From the Candidatus Peribacteria bacterium genome, one window contains:
- a CDS encoding GIY-YIG nuclease family protein has product MRYFVYILKNERQRNYVGYTEDLNARLEEHNIGNVSSTKIGRPWKVEWFCCFREKAQAIAFEKYLKSGSGVTFRKNHLLQKSDPQIIHPDH; this is encoded by the coding sequence ATGCGTTATTTTGTATACATACTTAAAAATGAACGGCAAAGAAACTATGTAGGCTATACAGAAGATCTTAATGCCAGATTAGAAGAACATAACATCGGAAATGTTTCTTCAACTAAAATAGGAAGGCCGTGGAAGGTGGAATGGTTTTGTTGTTTTAGAGAAAAAGCTCAGGCAATAGCTTTCGAAAAATATCTTAAGTCCGGATCAGGCGTCACTTTCCGAAAAAATCATTTGCTCCAGAAGTCTGATCCTCAAATAATACATCCAGATCATTGA
- a CDS encoding peptidoglycan-binding protein codes for MLQQFISSIVLVSLVMPAVAVAAEAGSDGSYEQEFILTAYYSPLPDQCCYIKGSEEADKILNGNGTHGADGTAVYPGMLAAPPTYAFGTRIVLPGLGTMTVHDRGGAIQELEKAHRLDVWAGHGEEGLARALEFGVKKIRGRVYPPKTVQPAEDIDLANLPAPIDQLQPYIVAENTLPASEPAMGDNGMTVSQMQEQLKMLGLFTVKANGNFGEETKKALAKFQADYQLEGDGTKLTSITAAYLVAATSMDTDKQDPVSFIGKESTTADIQRAQRLLRYLGYYRGRTDGQYTDAIFAAILKYQQDQKLVGDAASPGAGRIGPKTRLQLVNDWRRRMVVQRAEKIIALKRVNDVLVERGALVNAFLNQGQNNKNVRMAQTLLASLGFFPADKVNGNFGELTKKAVTDYQIARGLIKTDKDKGAGTVGPVTLRRMKEDQVLQLYRVVRAAGWESI; via the coding sequence ATGTTGCAGCAGTTCATCAGTAGCATTGTGCTCGTTTCCCTCGTGATGCCGGCCGTCGCGGTCGCCGCAGAAGCAGGAAGCGATGGATCCTATGAACAGGAATTCATTCTGACGGCGTATTACTCGCCGCTGCCGGATCAGTGTTGCTACATTAAGGGGAGTGAAGAAGCGGATAAGATCCTGAACGGAAACGGTACACACGGTGCAGACGGTACCGCTGTCTATCCGGGTATGCTCGCAGCGCCTCCGACGTATGCGTTCGGCACACGCATTGTCCTTCCTGGTCTTGGTACCATGACTGTGCATGATCGCGGTGGTGCTATTCAGGAACTGGAAAAGGCACATCGCCTGGATGTGTGGGCTGGTCATGGAGAAGAGGGCCTCGCCCGTGCACTGGAATTCGGTGTGAAGAAAATCCGCGGTCGTGTGTATCCGCCGAAAACGGTACAACCCGCTGAGGATATCGATCTTGCAAATCTCCCGGCACCGATCGATCAGCTCCAGCCTTATATTGTTGCAGAAAATACATTGCCAGCATCGGAGCCGGCCATGGGTGACAATGGCATGACTGTGTCCCAGATGCAGGAACAGCTCAAGATGCTTGGCCTCTTTACCGTGAAGGCAAACGGCAACTTCGGTGAGGAAACAAAGAAAGCGCTGGCAAAGTTCCAGGCAGACTATCAGCTGGAAGGGGACGGAACGAAGCTGACATCTATTACCGCTGCGTATCTCGTTGCTGCAACCAGCATGGATACCGACAAGCAGGACCCCGTGTCATTCATTGGAAAGGAAAGCACGACCGCAGATATCCAGCGCGCCCAGCGTCTGCTCCGTTACCTCGGGTACTACCGCGGCCGCACAGACGGTCAATATACAGACGCCATTTTCGCGGCAATCCTGAAGTATCAGCAGGACCAGAAGCTGGTTGGCGATGCTGCATCTCCCGGAGCAGGACGCATTGGTCCAAAGACCCGTCTGCAGCTTGTGAACGACTGGCGCCGTCGCATGGTGGTGCAGCGTGCGGAAAAGATTATCGCACTCAAGCGCGTGAATGACGTGCTCGTCGAACGCGGTGCACTCGTGAATGCATTCCTGAACCAGGGTCAGAACAACAAGAACGTGCGCATGGCACAGACTCTGCTTGCATCGCTTGGTTTCTTTCCTGCAGATAAAGTGAACGGCAATTTTGGTGAGCTCACCAAAAAAGCAGTCACTGACTACCAGATTGCGCGTGGCCTCATAAAAACAGACAAAGACAAAGGCGCAGGGACCGTCGGCCCTGTCACACTCCGTCGCATGAAAGAAGATCAGGTGCTGCAGCTCTATCGTGTGGTGCGTGCTGCGGGGTGGGAGAGTATTTGA
- a CDS encoding septal ring lytic transglycosylase RlpA family protein, protein MYKTIRFAKSRNILGDFETFRPDDSLDVITALIWLFRSRNIADPEEITEETLPEFLTEYQIARLPEEGEPVPELTESQFLFMMQSLDEQLATTPREMSLYSEKFHGKGTAFGESFDMYAMTAANKYLPHNTLVLVTNVDNGKSVTVRINDRGPYVEDRYMDLSLGAFTTIADRSKGVIHATMQRLGDVNIVGPCVQPPVLQKRITRDVILAPGLPRIVHMGTELTLSANKSFVVRSVVYPDGFVSSMQNWILPDETFTLKPSMLGDYTFHLSSANGRNREMTMKVVDCADAAESSEGAQ, encoded by the coding sequence ATGTATAAAACAATCCGCTTCGCAAAATCCAGAAATATTCTCGGCGACTTTGAAACATTCCGTCCCGATGATTCACTCGATGTCATAACCGCCCTCATCTGGCTCTTCCGTTCCAGAAATATTGCGGACCCGGAAGAGATCACCGAAGAGACGCTGCCGGAATTTCTGACGGAATATCAGATCGCGCGTCTGCCGGAAGAAGGCGAACCCGTGCCGGAACTGACGGAATCTCAATTCCTTTTCATGATGCAGTCTCTGGATGAACAGCTCGCGACGACACCGCGGGAAATGAGTCTGTACAGCGAAAAATTCCATGGGAAGGGGACGGCGTTCGGTGAGTCATTCGACATGTACGCCATGACGGCTGCCAATAAATATCTGCCGCACAACACGCTCGTACTTGTGACCAATGTCGATAACGGAAAAAGTGTGACCGTGCGCATCAATGACCGCGGACCGTATGTGGAAGACCGGTACATGGATCTGAGTCTCGGTGCATTCACCACTATTGCTGACCGGTCGAAAGGCGTCATCCACGCAACCATGCAGAGACTCGGTGATGTGAATATTGTCGGACCGTGCGTGCAGCCGCCAGTGCTTCAGAAGCGTATTACACGTGATGTCATTCTGGCTCCCGGTCTTCCGCGCATTGTGCACATGGGAACCGAGCTCACACTCAGCGCCAACAAATCATTCGTTGTCCGCAGTGTTGTCTATCCCGACGGATTTGTGTCCTCCATGCAAAACTGGATTCTTCCGGACGAAACATTCACGCTCAAGCCTTCCATGCTTGGGGATTACACGTTCCATTTGAGCTCTGCAAACGGGCGTAATCGTGAGATGACGATGAAGGTGGTGGATTGTGCGGATGCTGCTGAATCGTCTGAAGGTGCTCAATAA
- a CDS encoding aminopeptidase P family protein, with protein MRPRSRALLAKARLPALLVSNLTNIRYLTGMNLSSGLVLVLPRAYVLFTDSRYTEAAAEGVCEDVDVRSTDDLRMMMKKIPLCGYEEEQVTVARLRRWKKAWPETKLVRSDEVVEEYRRSKDDAELKHIRRAEKITRELLRRIPSALKTGITEIGLAWTIEQWARELGAERMSFESIVGFGAHTSRPHHHPTTKKLTKNMIVQIDIGVVVHGYCSDRSAVFFTGPIPKDQERAYKAVLEAKEAAKKICKAGVTAKAIDEAARKVLRSYSIEEYFTHSLGHGVGLDIHEGVSLSPRSKERLLKNEVITIEPGVYFPGKFGIRLEDMVVVA; from the coding sequence ATGCGCCCCCGTTCCCGTGCTTTACTCGCCAAAGCGCGCCTTCCTGCTCTTCTGGTCAGTAACCTGACAAATATCCGGTATCTGACCGGCATGAATCTGTCGAGCGGGCTGGTTCTGGTGTTGCCACGGGCATATGTTCTTTTTACCGATAGCCGGTATACCGAAGCAGCAGCCGAGGGTGTGTGTGAGGATGTGGATGTGCGCAGCACTGATGATCTTCGCATGATGATGAAAAAAATCCCGCTCTGCGGATACGAAGAGGAGCAGGTGACCGTTGCGCGTCTGCGACGGTGGAAAAAGGCGTGGCCCGAGACAAAGCTTGTACGCAGCGATGAAGTGGTTGAGGAATATCGCCGCAGCAAAGATGACGCAGAATTGAAGCACATCCGCCGCGCGGAAAAAATCACCCGGGAGTTATTGCGCCGCATTCCGTCTGCACTGAAAACGGGCATCACAGAAATCGGTTTGGCATGGACGATTGAACAGTGGGCACGGGAGCTTGGGGCCGAGCGGATGTCTTTTGAATCGATCGTTGGATTTGGGGCTCACACAAGCCGTCCGCATCATCATCCCACTACAAAAAAACTGACAAAAAATATGATCGTGCAGATCGATATCGGTGTGGTTGTTCATGGATACTGCAGCGACAGAAGTGCTGTCTTTTTCACGGGTCCCATTCCGAAGGATCAGGAGCGTGCGTACAAAGCGGTACTCGAAGCAAAAGAAGCAGCGAAAAAAATATGCAAAGCGGGAGTGACCGCAAAAGCAATCGATGAAGCGGCGCGAAAAGTGTTGCGTTCGTACAGCATAGAAGAATATTTCACTCACTCCCTCGGACACGGGGTGGGTCTCGACATTCATGAAGGCGTCAGTCTGTCACCGCGCAGCAAGGAGCGCCTTTTGAAGAATGAAGTCATTACCATTGAGCCGGGAGTGTATTTCCCGGGAAAATTCGGTATCCGGCTGGAAGATATGGTTGTTGTAGCCTGA
- a CDS encoding type IV secretion system DNA-binding domain-containing protein, with amino-acid sequence MVTFLRFFFWPVVWIVITVGGYVFRPDLWSWIWNWFSEDPINRLIFLSTVYVGWRIFKSATRFAGEYLDAKRLVSMKVLLPRTDSKIDQEKRTEKDFKEKVAIMEQLYRALWEVRSLSFWQSLHYWIFRNITMSFEMYAEHGELAFYVVTQPKFVSIIEKQITAYYPDAEVTMKQTPDIWPKGSKLVGFNMQLQKKFMYPIRTYEHMQDDPLNDLANVLSKLAPEDKACIQLVFKPSFSNKWSKKARAFASTAFKGKKASWVTRIPVISPIVLFLMGSDANGESSAPGASHGDSFVRMIAPEEELYKQMGEKAGMSWFHCSVRILASSKTMKQAVDVTNGMQVAFNVFKHLYGNAFVNRRMFVEIFPLAWNAPFMYWMWKNRINGHLTKDCLLVEKELAGLFHFPDSRYNKMPILQWIAYKVLPPPPDVPKEGIVIGINKYRALETPIRFHSKDRSRHQYIIGKSGSGKSALLSWQSRQDIANGEGVCIVDPHGDLIEDALAHVPKERAKDVIVFDPSDTERPLGLNMLEATTDEEKDRASLDAMEIFIKLFGNEIFGPRIQHYFRNGCLTLMDDEEEGATLIDVPRLFVDDEFQRYKVAKCKNVVVRSFWENEIAKTGAREKEEMIPYFSAKFGPFVTNSTMRNIIGQPKSAFNIRQIMDEGKILLVNLSKGKIGDINAQLLGLIFVNKINMAAMSRASIPLDQRKRFYLYVDEFQNFITDAFASILSEARKYELALIMAHQYIGQLADKTSAYDAANTKVRDAVFGNVGSIMSFKIGAEDAEYMAKEFAPTLGEQDVIGIPNFNCYVKLNINNTTSRPFSMATIYDESLRNDKRAGLIKEYSRMKYGRKKIFVDQEIEDRIGIIR; translated from the coding sequence ATGGTTACATTCCTCAGATTCTTCTTCTGGCCGGTGGTGTGGATCGTGATTACGGTCGGTGGGTATGTGTTTCGCCCGGATTTGTGGAGCTGGATCTGGAACTGGTTTAGCGAAGACCCCATCAACAGACTGATTTTTCTTTCAACCGTGTATGTCGGCTGGAGAATCTTTAAGAGTGCCACCCGTTTTGCCGGTGAGTATCTGGATGCGAAGAGGTTGGTGAGCATGAAGGTGCTGCTCCCGCGTACGGATAGTAAGATCGATCAGGAGAAGCGCACAGAAAAAGATTTCAAGGAAAAAGTCGCCATCATGGAGCAGCTGTATCGCGCGCTCTGGGAAGTGCGGAGTCTGTCTTTCTGGCAGTCACTGCATTACTGGATTTTTAGAAACATCACGATGAGCTTTGAAATGTATGCGGAGCACGGTGAGCTTGCGTTCTATGTCGTCACGCAGCCGAAGTTTGTGTCCATCATTGAAAAGCAGATCACGGCGTATTACCCGGATGCGGAGGTAACCATGAAACAGACGCCCGATATCTGGCCGAAGGGGTCGAAGCTTGTTGGATTCAACATGCAGCTGCAGAAAAAATTCATGTACCCCATCCGCACGTACGAGCACATGCAGGATGATCCGCTGAATGATCTGGCCAACGTGCTCAGCAAACTTGCTCCGGAAGATAAGGCTTGTATTCAGCTCGTCTTTAAGCCGTCATTCAGCAACAAGTGGTCCAAGAAAGCGCGTGCGTTTGCGAGCACGGCGTTCAAGGGAAAGAAGGCAAGTTGGGTCACTCGCATCCCGGTTATTTCCCCGATTGTATTATTCCTGATGGGATCGGATGCCAATGGTGAATCCAGTGCGCCGGGCGCATCACACGGAGATTCGTTCGTGCGTATGATTGCCCCGGAGGAAGAGCTGTATAAGCAGATGGGTGAGAAAGCCGGTATGAGCTGGTTCCACTGTTCCGTGCGTATTCTCGCAAGCTCAAAGACCATGAAGCAGGCGGTGGATGTGACAAACGGCATGCAGGTTGCCTTCAACGTCTTCAAGCACCTGTACGGAAACGCGTTTGTGAACCGCCGCATGTTTGTGGAAATTTTCCCGCTCGCATGGAACGCACCGTTCATGTACTGGATGTGGAAGAACCGTATTAATGGACATCTGACCAAGGACTGTCTGCTTGTCGAAAAAGAACTCGCGGGATTGTTCCACTTCCCCGATAGTCGCTACAACAAAATGCCGATTCTGCAGTGGATCGCCTACAAAGTACTGCCACCTCCGCCGGATGTCCCGAAAGAAGGAATTGTGATTGGCATCAACAAATACCGGGCATTGGAAACCCCCATCCGTTTCCATTCCAAGGACCGCTCCCGTCACCAGTACATCATCGGTAAATCCGGTTCAGGTAAATCTGCGTTGCTCAGCTGGCAGTCCCGTCAGGACATCGCGAATGGTGAAGGTGTGTGTATTGTGGACCCGCACGGAGACCTGATTGAAGACGCACTCGCACACGTGCCGAAAGAGCGCGCGAAAGATGTGATCGTGTTCGATCCATCCGATACCGAACGTCCGCTCGGACTCAACATGCTTGAGGCAACAACGGATGAAGAGAAAGACCGCGCGTCTCTGGATGCGATGGAAATCTTCATCAAGCTCTTCGGTAACGAAATCTTCGGACCGCGTATTCAGCACTACTTCCGCAACGGTTGTCTTACATTGATGGACGACGAAGAGGAGGGTGCCACGCTTATCGATGTGCCGCGTCTGTTCGTGGACGATGAATTCCAGCGCTACAAAGTTGCAAAGTGCAAAAACGTGGTGGTGCGCAGCTTCTGGGAGAATGAAATTGCGAAGACCGGTGCGCGCGAGAAAGAGGAAATGATTCCGTACTTCTCCGCAAAGTTCGGACCGTTCGTGACCAACTCCACCATGCGTAACATTATCGGTCAGCCGAAGAGTGCGTTCAACATCCGCCAGATCATGGACGAGGGAAAGATCCTGCTGGTGAACCTCAGCAAAGGAAAAATCGGTGATATCAACGCGCAGCTGCTCGGTCTTATCTTCGTGAATAAAATCAACATGGCCGCGATGTCCCGTGCATCCATCCCGCTGGACCAGCGCAAGCGTTTCTACCTGTACGTCGACGAATTCCAGAACTTCATCACTGATGCATTTGCATCGATTCTCTCTGAAGCCCGCAAGTACGAACTCGCGCTGATCATGGCGCATCAGTACATCGGGCAGCTGGCAGACAAGACGTCTGCGTACGATGCGGCGAATACAAAGGTCCGCGACGCCGTCTTCGGTAACGTGGGTTCCATCATGAGCTTTAAGATCGGTGCGGAAGATGCAGAGTATATGGCGAAGGAATTTGCGCCCACTCTCGGTGAGCAGGATGTGATCGGTATTCCGAACTTCAACTGCTACGTGAAGCTCAACATCAATAACACCACCAGCCGCCCGTTCAGCATGGCAACCATCTACGACGAATCCCTGCGCAATGACAAGCGTGCGGGTCTCATCAAGGAATACAGCCGCATGAAATACGGTCGGAAGAAAATCTTTGTAGACCAAGAGATTGAGGACAGAATTGGGATTATCCGATAA
- a CDS encoding PKD domain-containing protein: protein MMHTFKRTVSGILMTSLLCLQIGIAGAQDTLMMDAQAGTVSADTGSEQISLVVGDILEVLPSHSFSDPVYSWILTQDRTFLQAARTSMFRYRFIQPGTYSLIAEIKSGDGQRSVLRTFVISAKARTAGNIVTGQPSVQSGSNANLTGLVRLDPPMDTNERVILRTGQQLLKLSPINPELKPLSLDLNVNVDADGDGNASNDVENQGTFFQLYAEPLYVWFAEPITSRMLSVIAVGTDGAARVQNIETFTTEYAQQQNIVVSPIRIKSTPTGNGAVTFEAVSGNAATTSTSLLYTWTFGDGQESLIMNPAHTYAADGVYTVTLKVKNLIDGQDVAVDQQQITIQGAGGMPASAASSETSTPSGESFLSGLPVMSILIGLGIFALFVVLGLGAVFLLGKLRGGKSLDQTFADMEKTIVAKEEDAKNPPALVIPATATQVVKTPAPAVPTKEDISIREENAASAPTPAATPRIDEKAAPEWLKKGLDSAPKPATPAPAAVSTPAAAKPAPVAAPTPAPTPASTPAPATTPTAPTPSWLQTPPATPAATPSKPDVPAAPKPAPVATPVPTPAPVVPKPPVVAQPAVAAAVPTPAAPAPQQTPTPAPVKAPVTPPTPVVAPAPKPAPVAPSMPTTAPVKPPVLPTTPVTQPVAKPTPAVVPTPTTTVATTPSPIVPPVPKPAPVPTPAPQQTPAPVVTPKPPVPVTTPTPAPKPVVMPPVLPTAPASTPSAPVQNPVAPVAPAVPKPTAPVAVPQPIQTPKPAPVAPPTPVVTPPVLPKPVTPPVVQTPPVPAPIAAPAAQSVPVAPIQPIAPVQAPIQQQAVPEIKPPVLPATPPQKPADTPIAIIRAESLDKPQGGQS from the coding sequence ATGATGCACACATTCAAGCGCACAGTATCGGGAATCTTGATGACATCATTACTCTGTTTGCAGATCGGTATTGCCGGTGCACAGGACACACTGATGATGGACGCGCAGGCCGGGACTGTCTCTGCGGATACCGGCTCAGAACAGATCAGCCTCGTTGTCGGGGATATTCTGGAAGTGCTTCCTTCGCATTCTTTTTCTGATCCTGTGTATTCCTGGATCCTCACACAAGACCGCACGTTCCTGCAGGCAGCACGCACGAGCATGTTCCGCTACCGTTTCATCCAGCCGGGAACATATTCGCTTATTGCAGAAATCAAATCGGGTGACGGCCAGAGAAGTGTATTGCGCACATTTGTCATCAGCGCAAAAGCACGCACGGCAGGAAATATTGTGACAGGACAGCCGTCGGTACAGAGCGGCAGCAACGCAAACCTGACAGGCCTCGTCCGTCTCGATCCGCCGATGGACACGAACGAGCGCGTGATTTTGCGGACCGGTCAGCAGCTTCTGAAACTCTCGCCTATCAATCCGGAACTCAAACCTCTCTCGCTGGATCTGAATGTAAACGTTGATGCAGATGGAGACGGCAATGCATCGAATGACGTGGAGAATCAGGGGACATTTTTCCAGCTTTACGCTGAACCACTCTACGTCTGGTTTGCAGAACCGATCACCAGCCGCATGCTGTCTGTCATTGCTGTCGGAACGGATGGCGCAGCACGCGTGCAGAATATTGAGACGTTCACAACGGAGTACGCACAGCAGCAGAATATTGTTGTCAGCCCTATCCGCATCAAGAGCACACCGACCGGAAACGGTGCTGTCACGTTTGAAGCAGTGTCCGGCAATGCTGCAACAACGTCGACATCACTCCTTTACACCTGGACATTCGGTGACGGTCAGGAAAGTCTCATCATGAACCCGGCGCATACGTATGCAGCAGATGGCGTGTACACCGTCACACTGAAAGTAAAAAACCTGATTGATGGTCAGGATGTCGCAGTTGACCAACAGCAGATTACGATTCAGGGTGCTGGCGGCATGCCCGCAAGTGCTGCATCCAGTGAAACGAGTACCCCGTCCGGAGAATCATTCCTGTCCGGCCTGCCTGTCATGTCCATCCTGATCGGTCTTGGAATTTTTGCACTCTTTGTTGTGCTTGGTCTGGGTGCCGTATTCCTGCTTGGCAAACTGCGCGGCGGAAAATCTCTGGATCAGACATTTGCAGACATGGAGAAAACAATCGTTGCAAAAGAGGAAGATGCAAAGAATCCTCCCGCTCTCGTGATTCCGGCAACTGCCACGCAGGTTGTGAAAACTCCTGCTCCTGCAGTGCCGACGAAAGAAGACATTTCCATCCGTGAAGAAAACGCTGCCAGTGCACCGACACCTGCCGCCACTCCGCGCATTGATGAAAAAGCTGCACCAGAGTGGCTGAAGAAAGGACTGGATTCTGCACCGAAGCCTGCAACACCGGCTCCAGCTGCCGTTTCAACACCAGCTGCTGCGAAACCTGCTCCTGTTGCCGCACCAACTCCAGCACCGACACCCGCCTCTACACCCGCACCAGCAACGACTCCGACAGCTCCCACACCGTCATGGCTGCAGACGCCTCCTGCAACTCCTGCTGCAACACCGTCAAAGCCTGATGTTCCTGCTGCTCCAAAACCTGCACCGGTTGCTACCCCTGTACCGACACCCGCTCCGGTTGTGCCCAAGCCTCCTGTCGTTGCACAGCCTGCAGTTGCTGCTGCTGTTCCAACACCAGCAGCACCAGCTCCGCAGCAAACGCCGACCCCAGCGCCGGTCAAAGCTCCTGTGACGCCTCCGACTCCTGTTGTTGCGCCGGCCCCTAAGCCAGCTCCAGTTGCTCCGTCGATGCCGACAACTGCACCTGTGAAGCCTCCTGTTCTTCCGACAACTCCTGTCACTCAACCTGTTGCAAAGCCAACACCTGCTGTCGTTCCGACTCCCACCACAACTGTTGCAACGACACCATCTCCGATTGTTCCCCCTGTTCCAAAACCAGCTCCGGTACCCACACCTGCTCCACAGCAAACACCTGCCCCGGTTGTGACACCAAAGCCACCGGTTCCTGTGACTACTCCGACACCAGCTCCGAAACCTGTCGTGATGCCTCCTGTCTTGCCGACAGCTCCAGCAAGCACGCCTTCTGCTCCAGTACAAAATCCTGTGGCACCGGTAGCCCCTGCTGTTCCAAAGCCAACAGCACCTGTTGCAGTTCCACAGCCAATCCAAACTCCGAAGCCAGCACCAGTCGCTCCTCCCACTCCAGTTGTGACACCTCCGGTCCTGCCAAAACCTGTCACGCCGCCAGTTGTTCAGACTCCTCCGGTTCCCGCTCCTATAGCGGCACCCGCAGCTCAGTCAGTTCCGGTAGCACCTATCCAGCCTATCGCCCCTGTGCAGGCTCCAATCCAGCAACAGGCCGTTCCGGAGATCAAACCTCCTGTTCTGCCTGCAACCCCACCGCAAAAACCCGCCGATACGCCGATTGCGATTATTAGAGCGGAAAGCCTGGATAAGCCTCAGGGAGGCCAATCGTAA
- the hisS gene encoding histidine--tRNA ligase, whose translation MSQPLFRTPKGVHDVLPDDQQYMTYIKKAVRHRARQAGYKRIDPPIYENRAIFERGLGSQTDVVQKELFLVSAKQKSDDATEFALRPEFTAGICRAYIEHGMQVLPQPVEFYAIGPCFRHDRPQKGRYRQFHQLDLELIGLKDPSLDAQLIQTVNLILSDLQILPRLRLQINNIGNSENRKAFEQALKDFFIGKERHLPELDRSRLEGNALRLLDSKEEDTQVLLKNAPRLDQFIDDESRQYHETVLEYLDALNIEYTSNPTLVRGLDYYNQTVFEYWDSSTGAQNSVGGGGRYDTLIELLGGKPTPGLGVACGIERIIWHMKEAGVKAPNKDQVDVFVAQLGPEAKKTCLQLITQLREEGVHTIGALGEASLKSQMRLADKFESKYTLLLGKMEVRNSTIILRDMRAGKQKEIKFKDAIPTVKKLLGEDQLDHYTIKDHLGNFVDPGE comes from the coding sequence ATGTCGCAGCCACTTTTCCGCACTCCCAAAGGCGTTCACGATGTTCTGCCGGATGACCAGCAGTACATGACGTATATTAAGAAAGCGGTTCGTCACCGTGCACGTCAGGCTGGATATAAGCGTATTGATCCGCCAATCTACGAAAACCGTGCGATTTTTGAGCGTGGACTTGGCTCACAGACAGACGTTGTGCAGAAAGAGCTCTTCCTGGTGTCTGCCAAACAGAAGAGTGATGATGCAACGGAGTTTGCCCTGCGCCCTGAATTCACTGCCGGCATCTGCCGTGCGTACATTGAACACGGCATGCAGGTATTGCCGCAGCCTGTGGAGTTCTACGCAATCGGCCCCTGTTTCCGCCACGACCGTCCGCAGAAAGGACGCTATCGCCAGTTCCACCAGCTGGACCTGGAACTTATTGGACTCAAAGATCCAAGCCTGGACGCCCAGCTTATTCAGACCGTCAATCTCATTTTATCTGATCTGCAGATCCTGCCGCGCCTGCGCCTCCAGATTAATAACATCGGTAACAGCGAGAACCGCAAAGCATTTGAACAGGCTCTGAAAGATTTCTTCATCGGAAAAGAGCGTCACCTGCCGGAACTCGACCGTTCCCGTCTGGAAGGAAACGCACTGCGCCTGCTTGATTCCAAGGAAGAGGATACGCAGGTCCTTCTGAAGAACGCACCGAGGCTCGACCAGTTTATTGATGATGAATCCCGTCAGTATCACGAAACGGTGCTCGAATATTTGGATGCACTGAATATTGAATATACATCCAATCCGACGCTTGTTCGCGGACTCGATTACTACAACCAGACAGTCTTTGAATACTGGGACAGTTCCACCGGCGCCCAGAACTCTGTGGGTGGTGGCGGACGGTACGACACCCTTATTGAGCTCCTCGGTGGCAAGCCGACTCCGGGACTCGGGGTTGCGTGCGGCATTGAACGCATTATCTGGCACATGAAGGAAGCTGGTGTGAAAGCACCGAACAAAGATCAGGTCGATGTGTTTGTGGCACAGCTCGGTCCTGAGGCAAAAAAGACCTGCCTGCAGCTTATTACACAGCTCCGTGAAGAAGGCGTGCACACGATCGGTGCACTCGGTGAAGCGAGCCTCAAGAGCCAGATGCGTCTGGCCGACAAGTTTGAGTCAAAGTACACGCTGCTGCTCGGAAAAATGGAAGTGCGCAACAGCACCATTATTCTCCGCGATATGCGCGCCGGTAAGCAGAAGGAGATCAAATTCAAAGACGCAATCCCCACCGTAAAAAAGTTACTGGGAGAAGATCAGCTCGACCACTATACGATCAAAGACCACCTGGGGAACTTTGTGGATCCGGGGGAGTAA
- a CDS encoding YbaB/EbfC family nucleoid-associated protein, with product MSSFSQMKDMYRIQRDAKRIKKELKNVHVEAEASGVSVVVNAEQVIISIDIAPDVAREDIPRLTIDALNRALGKAQIVAAERMQTIMKQMGMPTGELPEA from the coding sequence ATGTCCAGCTTCTCCCAAATGAAAGACATGTACCGCATCCAGCGGGACGCAAAACGTATCAAGAAAGAACTCAAGAATGTACATGTGGAAGCTGAGGCAAGTGGCGTGTCTGTGGTGGTGAACGCCGAGCAGGTGATTATTTCCATCGATATTGCACCGGATGTTGCCCGCGAGGATATCCCGCGCCTTACGATCGACGCACTCAACCGCGCTCTTGGAAAGGCGCAGATTGTCGCTGCAGAACGCATGCAGACAATCATGAAGCAGATGGGTATGCCGACAGGTGAACTGCCGGAAGCCTGA